Proteins from a single region of Oryza brachyantha chromosome 6, ObraRS2, whole genome shotgun sequence:
- the LOC102709378 gene encoding receptor kinase-like protein Xa21 produces MAQHAHGAGCDAILVAEFQSNIPAALTNCTNLKTIDLSGNAIFGTLPASLNLLQKLRVLKIARNQLNGSVPPSIGNLSLLSTLDLSTNNLTGTIPYELGHLRQLEYLQLSINNLTGTIPETLYNLSSLSFFAIAKNDLHGKIPSDVGFRLPRLLVFHNCFNRFTGPIPPSLHNVTDIQSIRMSNNHFSGSVPPGLSALRNLVMYNIGFNQIVDNTSILVDLMNCTKLEFIAFDENLIEGILPDSIGNLSSSLTKLYVGGNEISGYIPASIGRLSALTLLNMSYNQLSGGIPLEVGLLKELTMLGLAGNKLSGVIPAEIGDLVKLTKLEMNHNELVAGIPVEFGRLQRVLSLDISSNNLNGNIPASIFLLNSLSSLLNLSHNSLTGALAENIGQLEKIAAIDLSYNFLNGSIPASIGKCQSLQSLSLSRNSLSGVIPDTIGNLKALQTLDLSSNQLSGVIPATLVKMQALRLLNLSMNDLDGLVPNDGIFKEHSIVYLDGNPELCYSNMTCYYIHSSRHRKMSIAIAVGAAAMATITILVGISLLFLPSKWLRNRKAKILDSFMKRSHPLVSYEELSQVTGSFDNINLIGTGGFGSVYKAMLRDGTAVAIKVFDLHKIGALKSWVAECEALRNVRHRNLVKLVTMCASMDFSGNEFRALVYELMSNGSVEDLIHNGRQGENVPRVNADMILSIAIDVATALDYLHNDCGEQIVHCDIKPSNVLLDTDMTAKVGDFGLARLLSPTPAGQDVSSTHGLKGSIGYIPPEYGYGSKPSSKGDVYSYGVMLLAMITGKRPTDPQFGGDMNLEKWVRDGFPHRAHELIDERLRGTTQQQQQQQQQQLTRNNIILPVMEIALSCAMESPDERSTMHDVLCRLKRIREVFLKNHSF; encoded by the exons ATGGCTCAGCATGCACATGGAGCAGGGTGCGATGCAATCCTCGTCGCagaatttcaga GCAATATCCCTGCAGCCCTCACAAACTGCACAAATCTTAAGACAATAGATTTGTCAGGGAACGCCATATTTGGTACTCTACCTGCAAGCCTTAATTTGCTTCAGAAACTCCGAGTCCTGAAGATTGCACGGAACCAACTGAATGGTAGTGTCCCACCATCCATCGGGAACCTTTCATTGTTGAGCACGCTTGATCTTAGCACCAACAACCTAACCGGCACAATTCCATATGAGCTTGGTCATCTAAGACAGCTCGAGTACCTCCAGCTCTCGATAAATAACCTGACAGGCACAATTCCTGAGACACTTTACAATCTCTCTTCCCTTTCCTTCTTTGCAATTGCAAAGAATGACCTACATGGGAAGATACCAAGTGATGTTGGGTTTCGGCTCCCAAGGCTCCTTGTTTTCCATAATTGCTTTAATAGGTTCACTGGTCCAATCCCACCATCTCTCCATAATGTGACAGATATCCAAAGTATAAGGATGTCCAATAATCACTTTAGTGGCTCTGTGCCACCGGGACTTAGTGCTCTCCGCAATCTTGTCATGTATAATATTGGATTCAATCAAATTGTTGACAACACAAGTATCCTTGTTGACCTTATGAACTGCACTAAGCTAGAGTTCATTGCCTTCGATGAGAATCTCATTGAAGGTATACTCCCTGATTCCATTGGCAACTTGTCAAGTTCTCTCACAAAGCTATATGTTGGTGGCAACGAAATAAGTGGCTACATACCAGCTTCCATAGGGCGTTTATCTGCCCTGACCTTGCTGAATATGAGCTACAACCAACTCTCTGGAGGTATCCCACTAGAGGTTGGGCTATTGAAAGAGCTGACCATGCTAGGCCTTGCTGGGAACAAACTGTCAGGTGTAATTCCTGCTGAAATTGGGGATCTTGTAAAACTAACAAAGCTCGAAATGAACCATAATGAGTTGGTTGCTGGAATCCCTGTAGAGTTTGGTCGCCTCCAACGTGTGCTTTCACTGGACATATCAAGCAACAATCTGAATGGGAACATCCCTGCTTCCATCTTTTTACTCAACAGCCTTAGCTCTCTCCTTAATCTATCACATAATTCGCTAACCGGTGCACTGGCAGAGAATATTGGCCAACTGGAAAAAATTGCTGCAATTGACCTATCCTATAATTTCCTCAACGGAAGTATCCCGGCGTCAATCGGGAAATGCCAGAGTCTTCAGAGTCTATCCTTGAGCAGAAATTCTTTGTCAGGTGTGATCCCTGACACTATTGGGAATCTGAAAGCCTTGCAAACCTTGGACCTGTCTAGCAATCAGTTATCCGGTGTCATACCTGCAACATTGGTGAAGATGCAAGCCCTTAGGCTTCTAAACCTCTCAATGAATGACCTCGACGGACTGGTGCCAAACGATGGAATCTTCAAGGAACACTCTATTGTTTACCTTGATGGCAACCCGGAATTATGCTACTCAAACATGACATGCTACTACATCCATTCCTCCCGTCATCGAAAGATGTCCATTGCAATTGCAGTTGGTGCAGCAGCAATGGCAACAATTACCATCCTTGTTGGGATCAGCCTGTTATTTTTGCCAAGCAAATGGTTAAGAAACAGGAAGGCTAAAATACTAGACAGCTTCATGAAGAGGAGCCACCCACTTGTTTCATATGAAGAGCTAAGCCAGGTGACTGGCTCCTTTGACAATATAAACCTCATCGGCACAGGTGGCTTTGGTTCAGTGTACAAGGCTATGTTGCGCGATGGAACGGCTGTTGCCATCAAAGTGTTTGATCTGCATAAGATTGGGGCGCTCAAGAGCTGGGTCGCCGAGTGCGAGGCCCTTAGGAATGTTCGGCACCGTAACTTAGTAAAGCTAGTCACCATGTGTGCGAGTATGGATTTTTCTGGCAATGAGTTCCGAGCACTGGTTTATGAGCTAATGAGCAATGGAAGTGTCGAGGACTTGATCCACAATGGCAGGCAGGGTGAGAACGTCCCAAGGGTGAACGCTGATATGATACTTAGCATTGCCATTGATGTTGCGACTGCACTAGATTATCTGCACAATGATTGTGGGGAGCAGATAGTGCACTGTGATATCAAACCCAGCAATGTGCTTCTCGATACAGACATGACAGCAAAGGTTGGAGACTTTGGGTTGGCTCGATTGTTGTCTCCAACACCAGCTGGACAAGATGTTTCCAGTACCCATGGGCTTAAGGGCTCCATTGGATATATTCCACCAG AATATGGTTATGGGAGTAAACCATCATCAAAAGGAGATGTCTACAGCTACGGCGTGATGCTTCTCGCGATGATCACTGGAAAGCGACCTACTGATCCGCAGTTTGGAGGGGATATGAATCTTGAGAAATGGGTGCGAGATGGATTCCCGCATCGAGCTCATGAACTAATTGATGAGCGCCTTAGGGGAACaacccagcagcagcagcagcagcagcagcagcagttgaCGCGTAATAACATAATACTTCCTGTCATGGAGATCGCATTGTCTTGTGCTATGGAGTCCCCAGATGAACGCAGCACCATGCACGATGTCCTCTGTAGGCTCAAGCGAATCAGGGAGGTTTTCTTGAAGAATCACAGCTTTTAG
- the LOC102709657 gene encoding 50S ribosomal protein L30 — protein MSGSAFNAFKSRVPVAWSPRLYITLVRGLPGTRRLHRRTLEAMRLRRCHRTVEHRTTPSLLGMLTQVKRLVVVETEEMYAARRQAEEERRAPRPPLVVSHHPPPRDAPAAAPAQ, from the coding sequence atgagcGGCAGCGCGTTCAACGCGTTCAAATCGCGGGTGCCGGTGGCGTGGAGCCCCCGGCTGTACATCACGCTAGTGCGGGGCCTCCCCGGGACGCGCCGCCTGCACCGCCGCACGCTCGAGGCCAtgcgcctccgccgctgccaccgcaCCGTCGAGCACCGCACCACGCCCTCCCTGCTCGGCATGCTCACCCAGGTCAAGCGCCTCGTCGTTGTCGAGACCGAGGAGATGTACGCCGCGCGGAGGCaggccgaggaggagcgccGCGCGCCCAGGCCCCCGCTCGTCGTCTCCCACCACCCGCCGCCCCGTGACGCGCctgccgcggcgccggcgcagtaG